A stretch of Bos taurus isolate L1 Dominette 01449 registration number 42190680 breed Hereford chromosome 5, ARS-UCD2.0, whole genome shotgun sequence DNA encodes these proteins:
- the LOC132345390 gene encoding inositol 1,4,5-triphosphate receptor associated 2-like: MASAKKVAEKRHNPVESICRKLRAIQKREDISDPIRQIIKYQSSSFDSPQTNPKKDFEEVLKKMMAAHVPLLDTLFLSPEKDGTFTSQSQIVSPRTPSISHLSSPENATYSLILAGSENISRPRSQSSQNYTSLTPQIMKRELFANKDLTNYCSENDFSTLALDFDSTSDQSSTPQDSVVKKLSLNEEGWKQGTDDGKEDVTSSNTRTYEEELLRSIFNICDSKRRGLVRVTKIIDYLRQTTSQGSEDDDLEELWIMLDPEKRDVHVNLETFQATVKEWMMAHCRNKW; this comes from the exons ATGGCCTCTGCAAAGAAGGTAGCTGAGAAGCGGCATAACCCCGTGGAAAGCATCTGTAGAAAACTGCGAGCCATCCAAAAGAGAGAAGACATTTCTGATCCCATCCGACAGATTATCAAATACCAGTCTAGCAGTTTTGACAGCCCACAGACTAACCCCAAGAAGGATTTTGAAGAGGTACTGAAGAAAATGATGGCTGCTCACGTCCCTCTGCTCGACACGCTCTTCTTGAGTCCTGAGAAAGATGGAACCTTCACTTCACAGTCTCAGATAGTGTCTCCAAGAACCCCATCCATTTCTCATCTCAGCTCTCCTGAGAATGCAACATACTCACTTATCCTCGCAGGTTCTGAAAATATCTCAAGGCCAAGATCACAGAGCTCCCAGAATTACACATCTTTGACACCGCAGATCATGAAAAGGGAGCTCTTTGCTAACAAGGATTTGACTAACTATTGTAGTGAAAATGATTTTAGTACCTTAGCACTTGATTTTGATTCCACCTCTGATCAGAGCTCTACTCCTCAGGATTCCGTGGTGAAAAAATTATCTCTGAATGAAGAGg GGTGGAAACAAGGAACTGATGATGGCAAGGAGGATGTAACCTCTAGCAACACCAGGACCTATGAAGAAGAGTTGCTTAggagtatttttaatatatgtgacTCCAAACGCAGAG GTTTAGTCAGAGTCACCAAAATAATAGATTATCTGAGACAGACAACTAGTCAAGGTTCTGAAGATGATGACCTCGAGGAGCTATGGATCATGCTTGATCCTGAAAAGAGAGATGTACATGTGAACCTGGAAACCTTCCAGGCCACTGTGAAGGAATGGATGATGGCTCACTGCAGAAACAAATGGTAA